From a single Camelus bactrianus isolate YW-2024 breed Bactrian camel chromosome 11, ASM4877302v1, whole genome shotgun sequence genomic region:
- the LOC105068017 gene encoding synaptotagmin-15 isoform X4, whose product MLFVVPPSLQSQDWMALSSRVWAQVPQDPRPAPELLPHATGSNLGDACVVGTINPELYKFPGDKSETNFPEGCLGRLWFSVEYQQEVERLLVGLIKAQRLQAPSESCSPLVKLHLLPDERRFLQSKTRRRTSSPQFDEHFIFQVSSKSVTQRVLRFLVYHVDRQRKHQLLGQVLFPLKEILERDGQCIIWRDLEAESLEVQPPSEFGDLQFCLSYSDCLNLLTVVVLRAKGLWLQEDASFVSVFVKVSLINHNKFVKCKKTSAVLGSADPVYNETFSFRADPTELDTASLRLTVLQSVEGDKSHELGRVMVGPYMYTRGKELEHWNEMLSKPKELVRRWHELCHTTEP is encoded by the exons ATGCTGTTCGTGGTGCCCCCTTCCCTCCAAAGCCAAGACTGGATGGCCCTGAGCAGCAGAGTGTGGGCCCAGGTTCCACAGGACCCCCGCCCAGCCCCGGAGCTCCTGCCCCATGCCACTGGCAGCAATCTTG GAGACGCGTGCGTGGTGGGGACCATCAACCCAGAGCTCTACAAGTTCCCAGGGGACAAAAGTGAGACCAACTTCCCCGAGGGCTGCCTGGGGCGGCTGTGGTTCTCCGTGGAGTACCAGCAGGAGGTGGAGCGGCTGCTGGTGGGTCTGATCAAGGCGCAGCGACTGCAAGCCCCCTCTGAGAGCTGTAGCCCCTTGGTGAAGCTCCACCTGCTGCCCGATGAGCGCCGCTTCCTCCAGTCCAAGACCAGACGCAGAACCTCCAGCCCACAGTTCGACGAGCACTTCATCTTCCAG GTGTCCAGCAAGAGCGTCACCCAGAGAGTGCTGAGGTTCTTGGTGTACCACGTAGACAGGCAGAGGAAGCACCAGCTCCTGGGTCAGGTGCTGTTTCCCCTGAAGGAGATCCTGGAGAGAGACGGCCAGTGCATCATCTGGAGAGACCTGGAGGCCGAGAGCCTGGAGGTACAG cctccctccgaATTTGGCGACCTCCAGTTCTGCCTCAGCTACAGTGACTGCCTGAACCTCCTCACGGTGGTTGTGCTTCGAGCCAAGGGTCTCTGGCTCCAGGAGGATGCCAGTTTTGTCA GTGTGTTTGTCAAAGTGTCTCTGATCAACCACAACAAGTTTGTCAAGTGCAAGAAGACTTCGGCCGTGCTGGGCTCTGCGGACCCTGTGTACAACGAGACCTTCAGCTTCAGGGCCGACCCCACCGAGCTGGACACGGCCAGCCTCAGGCTGACAGTGCTGCAGAGCGTGGAAGGGGACA AGAGCCACGAGCTGGGCCGGGTGATGGTGGGCCCCTACATGTACACCCGCGGCAAAGAGCTGGAGCACTGGAACGAGATGCTTAGCAAACCCAAGGAGCTGGTGAGGCGCTGGCATGAGCTCTGCCACACCACGGAGCCCTGA
- the LOC105068017 gene encoding synaptotagmin-15 isoform X1 codes for MAEQVALVIAGIPGGLLLLLLLIGVSCCLWKRFGATFTYEELPGTGVPSSVQWDKLCPLGARTQTSRLSAQRPHHSFTCYLHVISLPLDRPPGMLFVVPPSLQSQDWMALSSRVWAQVPQDPRPAPELLPHATGSNLGDACVVGTINPELYKFPGDKSETNFPEGCLGRLWFSVEYQQEVERLLVGLIKAQRLQAPSESCSPLVKLHLLPDERRFLQSKTRRRTSSPQFDEHFIFQVSSKSVTQRVLRFLVYHVDRQRKHQLLGQVLFPLKEILERDGQCIIWRDLEAESLEPPSEFGDLQFCLSYSDCLNLLTVVVLRAKGLWLQEDASFVSVFVKVSLINHNKFVKCKKTSAVLGSADPVYNETFSFRADPTELDTASLRLTVLQSVEGDKSHELGRVMVGPYMYTRGKELEHWNEMLSKPKELVRRWHELCHTTEP; via the exons ATGGCGG AGCAGGTGGCGCTGGTGATTGCGGGCATCCCtggggggctgctgctgctgctgctgttgatCGGGGTGAGCTGCTGTCTCTGGAAGAGGTTTGGTGCCACATTCACCTATGAGGAGCTGCCCGGGACTGGGGTTCCCTCCAGCGTGCAGTGGGACAAGCTCTGCCCACTGGGTGCCAGGACCCAGACAAGCAG GCTGAGTGCTCAGAGGCcacatcattcattcacttgctACCTACATGTCATCTCACTGCCTCTGGACAGGCCACCTGGTATGCTGTTCGTGGTGCCCCCTTCCCTCCAAAGCCAAGACTGGATGGCCCTGAGCAGCAGAGTGTGGGCCCAGGTTCCACAGGACCCCCGCCCAGCCCCGGAGCTCCTGCCCCATGCCACTGGCAGCAATCTTG GAGACGCGTGCGTGGTGGGGACCATCAACCCAGAGCTCTACAAGTTCCCAGGGGACAAAAGTGAGACCAACTTCCCCGAGGGCTGCCTGGGGCGGCTGTGGTTCTCCGTGGAGTACCAGCAGGAGGTGGAGCGGCTGCTGGTGGGTCTGATCAAGGCGCAGCGACTGCAAGCCCCCTCTGAGAGCTGTAGCCCCTTGGTGAAGCTCCACCTGCTGCCCGATGAGCGCCGCTTCCTCCAGTCCAAGACCAGACGCAGAACCTCCAGCCCACAGTTCGACGAGCACTTCATCTTCCAG GTGTCCAGCAAGAGCGTCACCCAGAGAGTGCTGAGGTTCTTGGTGTACCACGTAGACAGGCAGAGGAAGCACCAGCTCCTGGGTCAGGTGCTGTTTCCCCTGAAGGAGATCCTGGAGAGAGACGGCCAGTGCATCATCTGGAGAGACCTGGAGGCCGAGAGCCTGGAG cctccctccgaATTTGGCGACCTCCAGTTCTGCCTCAGCTACAGTGACTGCCTGAACCTCCTCACGGTGGTTGTGCTTCGAGCCAAGGGTCTCTGGCTCCAGGAGGATGCCAGTTTTGTCA GTGTGTTTGTCAAAGTGTCTCTGATCAACCACAACAAGTTTGTCAAGTGCAAGAAGACTTCGGCCGTGCTGGGCTCTGCGGACCCTGTGTACAACGAGACCTTCAGCTTCAGGGCCGACCCCACCGAGCTGGACACGGCCAGCCTCAGGCTGACAGTGCTGCAGAGCGTGGAAGGGGACA AGAGCCACGAGCTGGGCCGGGTGATGGTGGGCCCCTACATGTACACCCGCGGCAAAGAGCTGGAGCACTGGAACGAGATGCTTAGCAAACCCAAGGAGCTGGTGAGGCGCTGGCATGAGCTCTGCCACACCACGGAGCCCTGA
- the SHLD2 gene encoding shieldin complex subunit 2 isoform X2, which produces MVSDVLLQDLLAYVSSKHSYLRDLPQRKPQKMNKIEFVELEQLQPDTLVHAVLRVVDITILTEALYSYRGQKQRKVMLTVEQTQGQHYVLVLWGPGAAWYPQLQRKKDYLWEFKYLFVQRNCILENLELHTTAWSSCECLFDDDVRAITFKAKFQGSTPSFVKMSDLATHLEDKHSGVILIKAQILELVFPIAASQKIILNAHSSLESIYSSLPNILYTGCAKCGLELETDENKIYRQCFSCLPFTMRKIHYRPALMTIVDGIYKVCVHVGSKLVEQILLNISPDWLNRVIAPPSEVTYRMVAADLLHSLLAGSGAPWVLKMQSLFVLDENSYPLQQDFSLLDLYPTM; this is translated from the exons ATGGTTAGTGATGTTTTACTTCAAGACTTACTGGCATATGTGTCTTCAAAACATTCCTATCTCAGAGATCTTCCTCAGAGAAAGCCTCAGAAAATGAACAAGATAGAATTTGTAGAATTGGAGCAGCTTCAGCCAGACACATTAGTCCATGCAGTTCTGAGAGTTGTTGATATCACTATACTGACAG agGCATTATACAGTTATAGAggacagaagcaaaggaaagttaTGTTAACAGTGGAACAGACCCAAGGTCAACATTATGTGCTTGTATTATGGGGTCCTGGAGCAGCCTGGTACCCTCaacttcaaaggaaaaaag attATCTTTGggaatttaaatatctttttgttcAGCGCAATTGCATCCTAGAAAACCTAGAGTTGCATACAACAGCGTGGTCATCCTGTGAGTGCCTGTTTGATGATGATGTAAGGGCCATTACATTTAAAGCAAAGTTCCAAGGAAGCACACCCTCCTTTGTGAAGATGTCAGATTTAGCAACACACCTAGAGGATAAGCATTCAG GAGTGATTCTAATCAAAGCCCAGATTTTAGAGCTCGTGTTTCCTATTGCAGCCTCTCAGAAGATAATTCTAAATGCTCACAGTTCTCTGGAGAGTATTTATTCTTCTCTTCCCAATATTCTTTACACCGGCTGTGCAAAATGTGGATTGGAACTAGAAACAGATGAGAACAAGATCTACAGACAGTGTTTCAGCTGCTTGCCTTTTACTATGAGGAAAATACACTATAG GCCAGCTTTAATGACCATAGTTGATGGAATATATAAGGTTTGCGTGCACGTAGGATCAAAGCTGGTGGAGCAGATTCTTCTCAACATTTCTCCTGACTGGCTCAACAGAGTTATAG cCCCGCCCTCAGAGGTGACCTACCGCATGGTCGCAGCGGACCTGCTCCATTCCTTGTTGGCAGGCAGCGGGGCACCTTGGGTCCTGAAGATGCAGAGCCTCTTTGTCTTAGATGAAAACAGCTACCCACTGCAACAGGACTTCTCTCTCCTGGATCTTTATCCGACAATGTGA
- the LOC105068017 gene encoding synaptotagmin-15 isoform X3, translated as MAEQVALVIAGIPGGLLLLLLLIGVSCCLWKRFGATFTYEELPGTGVPSSVQWDKLCPLGARTQTSRPPGMLFVVPPSLQSQDWMALSSRVWAQVPQDPRPAPELLPHATGSNLGDACVVGTINPELYKFPGDKSETNFPEGCLGRLWFSVEYQQEVERLLVGLIKAQRLQAPSESCSPLVKLHLLPDERRFLQSKTRRRTSSPQFDEHFIFQVSSKSVTQRVLRFLVYHVDRQRKHQLLGQVLFPLKEILERDGQCIIWRDLEAESLEPPSEFGDLQFCLSYSDCLNLLTVVVLRAKGLWLQEDASFVSVFVKVSLINHNKFVKCKKTSAVLGSADPVYNETFSFRADPTELDTASLRLTVLQSVEGDKSHELGRVMVGPYMYTRGKELEHWNEMLSKPKELVRRWHELCHTTEP; from the exons ATGGCGG AGCAGGTGGCGCTGGTGATTGCGGGCATCCCtggggggctgctgctgctgctgctgttgatCGGGGTGAGCTGCTGTCTCTGGAAGAGGTTTGGTGCCACATTCACCTATGAGGAGCTGCCCGGGACTGGGGTTCCCTCCAGCGTGCAGTGGGACAAGCTCTGCCCACTGGGTGCCAGGACCCAGACAAGCAG GCCACCTGGTATGCTGTTCGTGGTGCCCCCTTCCCTCCAAAGCCAAGACTGGATGGCCCTGAGCAGCAGAGTGTGGGCCCAGGTTCCACAGGACCCCCGCCCAGCCCCGGAGCTCCTGCCCCATGCCACTGGCAGCAATCTTG GAGACGCGTGCGTGGTGGGGACCATCAACCCAGAGCTCTACAAGTTCCCAGGGGACAAAAGTGAGACCAACTTCCCCGAGGGCTGCCTGGGGCGGCTGTGGTTCTCCGTGGAGTACCAGCAGGAGGTGGAGCGGCTGCTGGTGGGTCTGATCAAGGCGCAGCGACTGCAAGCCCCCTCTGAGAGCTGTAGCCCCTTGGTGAAGCTCCACCTGCTGCCCGATGAGCGCCGCTTCCTCCAGTCCAAGACCAGACGCAGAACCTCCAGCCCACAGTTCGACGAGCACTTCATCTTCCAG GTGTCCAGCAAGAGCGTCACCCAGAGAGTGCTGAGGTTCTTGGTGTACCACGTAGACAGGCAGAGGAAGCACCAGCTCCTGGGTCAGGTGCTGTTTCCCCTGAAGGAGATCCTGGAGAGAGACGGCCAGTGCATCATCTGGAGAGACCTGGAGGCCGAGAGCCTGGAG cctccctccgaATTTGGCGACCTCCAGTTCTGCCTCAGCTACAGTGACTGCCTGAACCTCCTCACGGTGGTTGTGCTTCGAGCCAAGGGTCTCTGGCTCCAGGAGGATGCCAGTTTTGTCA GTGTGTTTGTCAAAGTGTCTCTGATCAACCACAACAAGTTTGTCAAGTGCAAGAAGACTTCGGCCGTGCTGGGCTCTGCGGACCCTGTGTACAACGAGACCTTCAGCTTCAGGGCCGACCCCACCGAGCTGGACACGGCCAGCCTCAGGCTGACAGTGCTGCAGAGCGTGGAAGGGGACA AGAGCCACGAGCTGGGCCGGGTGATGGTGGGCCCCTACATGTACACCCGCGGCAAAGAGCTGGAGCACTGGAACGAGATGCTTAGCAAACCCAAGGAGCTGGTGAGGCGCTGGCATGAGCTCTGCCACACCACGGAGCCCTGA
- the LOC105068017 gene encoding synaptotagmin-15 isoform X2, which produces MAEQVALVIAGIPGGLLLLLLLIGVSCCLWKRFGATFTYEELPGTGVPSSVQWDKLCPLGARTQTSRPPGMLFVVPPSLQSQDWMALSSRVWAQVPQDPRPAPELLPHATGSNLGDACVVGTINPELYKFPGDKSETNFPEGCLGRLWFSVEYQQEVERLLVGLIKAQRLQAPSESCSPLVKLHLLPDERRFLQSKTRRRTSSPQFDEHFIFQVSSKSVTQRVLRFLVYHVDRQRKHQLLGQVLFPLKEILERDGQCIIWRDLEAESLEVQPPSEFGDLQFCLSYSDCLNLLTVVVLRAKGLWLQEDASFVSVFVKVSLINHNKFVKCKKTSAVLGSADPVYNETFSFRADPTELDTASLRLTVLQSVEGDKSHELGRVMVGPYMYTRGKELEHWNEMLSKPKELVRRWHELCHTTEP; this is translated from the exons ATGGCGG AGCAGGTGGCGCTGGTGATTGCGGGCATCCCtggggggctgctgctgctgctgctgttgatCGGGGTGAGCTGCTGTCTCTGGAAGAGGTTTGGTGCCACATTCACCTATGAGGAGCTGCCCGGGACTGGGGTTCCCTCCAGCGTGCAGTGGGACAAGCTCTGCCCACTGGGTGCCAGGACCCAGACAAGCAG GCCACCTGGTATGCTGTTCGTGGTGCCCCCTTCCCTCCAAAGCCAAGACTGGATGGCCCTGAGCAGCAGAGTGTGGGCCCAGGTTCCACAGGACCCCCGCCCAGCCCCGGAGCTCCTGCCCCATGCCACTGGCAGCAATCTTG GAGACGCGTGCGTGGTGGGGACCATCAACCCAGAGCTCTACAAGTTCCCAGGGGACAAAAGTGAGACCAACTTCCCCGAGGGCTGCCTGGGGCGGCTGTGGTTCTCCGTGGAGTACCAGCAGGAGGTGGAGCGGCTGCTGGTGGGTCTGATCAAGGCGCAGCGACTGCAAGCCCCCTCTGAGAGCTGTAGCCCCTTGGTGAAGCTCCACCTGCTGCCCGATGAGCGCCGCTTCCTCCAGTCCAAGACCAGACGCAGAACCTCCAGCCCACAGTTCGACGAGCACTTCATCTTCCAG GTGTCCAGCAAGAGCGTCACCCAGAGAGTGCTGAGGTTCTTGGTGTACCACGTAGACAGGCAGAGGAAGCACCAGCTCCTGGGTCAGGTGCTGTTTCCCCTGAAGGAGATCCTGGAGAGAGACGGCCAGTGCATCATCTGGAGAGACCTGGAGGCCGAGAGCCTGGAGGTACAG cctccctccgaATTTGGCGACCTCCAGTTCTGCCTCAGCTACAGTGACTGCCTGAACCTCCTCACGGTGGTTGTGCTTCGAGCCAAGGGTCTCTGGCTCCAGGAGGATGCCAGTTTTGTCA GTGTGTTTGTCAAAGTGTCTCTGATCAACCACAACAAGTTTGTCAAGTGCAAGAAGACTTCGGCCGTGCTGGGCTCTGCGGACCCTGTGTACAACGAGACCTTCAGCTTCAGGGCCGACCCCACCGAGCTGGACACGGCCAGCCTCAGGCTGACAGTGCTGCAGAGCGTGGAAGGGGACA AGAGCCACGAGCTGGGCCGGGTGATGGTGGGCCCCTACATGTACACCCGCGGCAAAGAGCTGGAGCACTGGAACGAGATGCTTAGCAAACCCAAGGAGCTGGTGAGGCGCTGGCATGAGCTCTGCCACACCACGGAGCCCTGA
- the SHLD2 gene encoding shieldin complex subunit 2 isoform X3, which produces MLTVEQTQGQHYVLVLWGPGAAWYPQLQRKKDYLWEFKYLFVQRNCILENLELHTTAWSSCECLFDDDVRAITFKAKFQGSTPSFVKMSDLATHLEDKHSGVILIKAQILELVFPIAASQKIILNAHSSLESIYSSLPNILYTGCAKCGLELETDENKIYRQCFSCLPFTMRKIHYRPALMTIVDGIYKVCVHVGSKLVEQILLNISPDWLNRVIAPPSEVTYRMVAADLLHSLLAGSGAPWVLKMQSLFVLDENSYPLQQDFSLLDLYPTM; this is translated from the exons aTGTTAACAGTGGAACAGACCCAAGGTCAACATTATGTGCTTGTATTATGGGGTCCTGGAGCAGCCTGGTACCCTCaacttcaaaggaaaaaag attATCTTTGggaatttaaatatctttttgttcAGCGCAATTGCATCCTAGAAAACCTAGAGTTGCATACAACAGCGTGGTCATCCTGTGAGTGCCTGTTTGATGATGATGTAAGGGCCATTACATTTAAAGCAAAGTTCCAAGGAAGCACACCCTCCTTTGTGAAGATGTCAGATTTAGCAACACACCTAGAGGATAAGCATTCAG GAGTGATTCTAATCAAAGCCCAGATTTTAGAGCTCGTGTTTCCTATTGCAGCCTCTCAGAAGATAATTCTAAATGCTCACAGTTCTCTGGAGAGTATTTATTCTTCTCTTCCCAATATTCTTTACACCGGCTGTGCAAAATGTGGATTGGAACTAGAAACAGATGAGAACAAGATCTACAGACAGTGTTTCAGCTGCTTGCCTTTTACTATGAGGAAAATACACTATAG GCCAGCTTTAATGACCATAGTTGATGGAATATATAAGGTTTGCGTGCACGTAGGATCAAAGCTGGTGGAGCAGATTCTTCTCAACATTTCTCCTGACTGGCTCAACAGAGTTATAG cCCCGCCCTCAGAGGTGACCTACCGCATGGTCGCAGCGGACCTGCTCCATTCCTTGTTGGCAGGCAGCGGGGCACCTTGGGTCCTGAAGATGCAGAGCCTCTTTGTCTTAGATGAAAACAGCTACCCACTGCAACAGGACTTCTCTCTCCTGGATCTTTATCCGACAATGTGA